From the genome of bacterium:
TGGGAATCGATTTTCATCCCGCGAATCTTGAGCTCTGCCGGTATTATCTGGACCGTGGTCTTGCCTTGCGATCGGACTATGGTCCCCTGATCGATATAAAAACTCGATATGAGTTTTACATGGGCAGACCGGCAATGACGCTGCGAATTGCGGCAGATCAGATCAAAGCAGATCGTTTCAATCTTGAACAGATAGGCATGATTGGAATGGCTTTGCGCCAGTCAGGTAATTTCGAGCTCAGCGAGCGTTTTTTTCAATATGCGTTGAAACTTTCTCCGGAAAACTATTACATGAAGTTGATTTACAATGCTTCTCTTTTTCAAGCCGGAAAACACCGCGAATCGCTGGATGGACTGGCAACTTTGTATTCCGACTATCCACAAAAATATTGGGGCAAATTCTATCTTGCCTGGTACGATCTGCTTCTTGGTAAAACGGATGAGGGAACAATGCTGATCTTGCAACTCCCGGATACGCTACCGACCCGAATTCTTCGATACCAGGCAGAGGCTGTTACAGGCAAAACAGTGCCTTTCCAACCTGACCATCGGATGCTGGAAGCGGCCAAAGTGGATTTGCATGTTTCCTTTCGTCTTGCTCAGTGTTACTCCCTCAGTGGCGATCTGGAGAAAGCTTCCATTTATCTGAAAAACACAGTGCAGAAGGGATGGATTGCCTGGAATTACTTTGATTGGGATCCGATGCTCGCTCATCTACGTACGAGCGAATCGTATCAAAAGATGCGTGCTGAGGGATTGCCTGTTCAGCAATCCACGATCGAACTCGAAAAAAAGCTTCTTCAACCCGTACTGGAAAAGCTTGGAATTCAGTAGATCCGCAAACAGCTTTCCCTATTTTACTTAACCAGACCGTGGCGAAGAGCTTTGGCAACAGCTTCCGATTTTGAATGCACTTGCAGTTTGTCGTAAATGCTTCTCATGTGAAACGTGACTGTATGAACCGTTACATTTAGTTTTTGCGCCGCGGTTTTGAACGAATCCCCTTCCACAAGAAGCTCAAGAATGCGAATTTCGTGTGGCGTCAAACGATACTCAGAATTCGATGGCGGCCGGAAGTCGCGAAATAATTTCACGACGCGCATCGCAATTTCCGGTGAAATAGGCGCGCCGCCATGAACAGCATCTTTCAAACTTTCCAGCAACTTCGCCGGTGCCGTTTTCTTCAACATGTATCCATGCGCGCCGGCACAAAGCGCATCAAAGATTCGCTGATCATCTTCAAAAACTGTCAGCACAAGCATAACGAGATCCGGATAAAGATCCTTCAGAATCCGAATTCCTTCGATTCCCGATTTTCCGGGAAGTCCGATGTCTATCAATAACAGGTCGGGAACATTTCTCCGGATGCCGGGCAATGCTTCTTCAA
Proteins encoded in this window:
- a CDS encoding response regulator transcription factor, whose translation is MLREFAGDLSYTDSMTEEKPVRVAIIEDLKQIREGLAALIGGSPGFRCIGTFGSIEEALPGIRRNVPDLLLIDIGLPGKSGIEGIRILKDLYPDLVMLVLTVFEDDQRIFDALCAGAHGYMLKKTAPAKLLESLKDAVHGGAPISPEIAMRVVKLFRDFRPPSNSEYRLTPHEIRILELLVEGDSFKTAAQKLNVTVHTVTFHMRSIYDKLQVHSKSEAVAKALRHGLVK